The window GCGGAAGCCGCGGAGGCTCACCGGCTGATCGAGGAGAAACATACCCAGGGCAAGATCGCCTTAAGCATCTCAGGAGAGGCATGAGCGCGGGCGAAACGCAAGAAGGCGGCTGTCACTGCGGCCAGGTTCGTTTCCGAGTCCGAATTCGGGAGCGAAAAGCCTACGACTGCAATTGCAGTATTTGCCGCAAGAAGGGCTTTCTTCACTTGATCGTTCCGGAAAAGGACTTCAGCTTGCTCCAAGGCGGAGAATTTTTAAGCGAATATCGCTTCAATACCGGCATCGCCCGCCATCTCTTCTGCCGGGTCTGCGGCATGCATCCTTTCTACCGCCCCCGTTCCCATCCCGGCCAATGGGACGTCAACGTCCGCTGTTTGGATGGGGATTTCGCCGAGACCTTCGAGATCCTGCCCTTCGATGGACAAAGCTGGGAATCGAGCGTCGACAAGATCCGCTAAATCTTGTTCCCAGCCCCCTGCGTGGGACGCGCTAAATATTTACATAGATTTCAGCTATTTAGACGAAGCCACCGACCTGGGAAAGCCCTGGAATTGTTGAGAATTCGATGCTACAC is drawn from bacterium and contains these coding sequences:
- a CDS encoding GFA family protein, with translation MSAGETQEGGCHCGQVRFRVRIRERKAYDCNCSICRKKGFLHLIVPEKDFSLLQGGEFLSEYRFNTGIARHLFCRVCGMHPFYRPRSHPGQWDVNVRCLDGDFAETFEILPFDGQSWESSVDKIR